The nucleotide window CTAAAATGGCCATGCCCAATCTATAACATGGGCTAACCAACCCTTTTTATTAACATCTGACAACATTCCCTTGCCTGTATAGAGGATTTGGGCGTCAGCTATAGCAGTTGAGGGAACAACATTTTGCGCATTAATATCTTTTTGTCTTATAACACCTCTAATTGAAATATATTGCTTTTCTTGGTCTACAACAATTTCTCTACCACCCTCAATCACTAGATTACCAGAAGGTAAAATATTTACTATTCTTGCAGCAACAGTTGCTTGAACCTGGTCTGCTTTTTGCTTGCTCCCATCCCCCTGGAAATCATTTGTTGTTTGCGCATTAACACTTGGATTAAAGGGCTCACCCATACCTAAAAAGTTGCTTATTCCTAAATCCATGGGCATACCTAAAAAAGTGTTGACACTAGCATCATAGGTTGTGGTTTTACTTGCATCAGTTGTATTTGAATTTGATGCTGTTGATGATTCCGTTATTTGTACAATTACAATATCCCCTATATTTCTTGCTTTGTAATCTAAAAACAATGTTCCTTCTGTTTTAGCATTAGTCCACAGCGACCCATAATTTTGATTTTCTCTCATAGCTTCATAATATGCATCTACCTCTTTATTATAGAATGTACTTGGGGGGATATTTTCAATATTCTTGGTACATCCCGCTATTAATAACTCTATTAACATTAGTGTAACGAGTAAATATTTTGCCATTTTTTACTCCTACTCCCTTCAATTATTATAATATGCAAAATATATGCCATTTCAATTAACGCTAACAATTGAGTTTCCAACATATTTTCC belongs to Deferribacterota bacterium and includes:
- a CDS encoding flagellar basal body L-ring protein FlgH, with translation MAKYLLVTLMLIELLIAGCTKNIENIPPSTFYNKEVDAYYEAMRENQNYGSLWTNAKTEGTLFLDYKARNIGDIVIVQITESSTASNSNTTDASKTTTYDASVNTFLGMPMDLGISNFLGMGEPFNPSVNAQTTNDFQGDGSKQKADQVQATVAARIVNILPSGNLVIEGGREIVVDQEKQYISIRGVIRQKDINAQNVVPSTAIADAQILYTGKGMLSDVNKKGWLAHVIDWAWPF